Part of the Nitratireductor thuwali genome, AGTACCTTCCGCCTACGCCCTTTTTCGTTGATGACCGTGACCATTGCGTGCACGTAGCCGCTGCCGACACCCTCTGCCTTATCCAACTTCGCTCGCTCGGCAGGATCGAAGCTGAACAGGACTCCGATCACGCTACCGTCATCGCCACTGGGATATGCGTTGCACTTCCCGGATTTGTCCACGCTACGCTTATGAAAACGGAGCGAAAGACCCGGCAAGGTGGCGATGCCGAGCGGCTTGCAGCTCGGCATGCGTTCGCGCAGCCGGGCGGTTGACATGTTGGACCCATAGGCGAAATAGACGACTGGCTCCGGTGGCCCGGTCTCTGTGTTCTTCAGCGTCGCAATCGCGGGATCGCCCGGCTTGAGGATCGCGCGCAGCGGCACGGTCATAATGCTGCACTCGTCGGACTGTTCACCTTCGCGTGTGATGATCGACTGGCCATCCTCGAGATCGAGGATTGGAACGGGCCTGCCGGCCCATCCGCAGTCGGGGCAGCGCGGTCGTTCCCATAAGACTCCGGGTGCTGCGGTGTTTTCGCCCTGTTCCGGCTCGAGACGTGGCGAGCCGCATTTCGGACACTCGACAGGGACACCGCGAAGCTCGCGAACGAGCAATGAGGTCGCCATACCGACGGCGTGTTGGGTCAGCGAGTGTGCCATGTCGGCATCGAACCAGGTGGCCGACTTCGAGTGCGTCAGCCAGTTGGAGAAAGTCCATGCGGACTCAAGCGCACCCTTGAGGGCCCGGCGACGCTCCTTGTTGGTGTCTCCCGGCAGAAGATCATTGCAGATGATCTCCGCCCACGCCCGGAGGTTCGCGCGCTGCGGCGGTGTGTCGGTCCACGTTGCCGCGTCCTGCGCGACGCCGATCAGTTCGAGTAGCGTCTCCCGGCAGCGGACGCCGACAGCTTGATAGCCCGCGAGGTTGTGCGCCTGTGTCACGGCGGCGTCAGCTTCTTCGATCTTCTCGAAGACGGGGCCGAACTGTGAACCGGCATGCAAAAAGGACCCCGTTATCG contains:
- a CDS encoding gamma-glutamylcyclotransferase family protein: MHAGSQFGPVFEKIEEADAAVTQAHNLAGYQAVGVRCRETLLELIGVAQDAATWTDTPPQRANLRAWAEIICNDLLPGDTNKERRRALKGALESAWTFSNWLTHSKSATWFDADMAHSLTQHAVGMATSLLVRELRGVPVECPKCGSPRLEPEQGENTAAPGVLWERPRCPDCGWAGRPVPILDLEDGQSIITREGEQSDECSIMTVPLRAILKPGDPAIATLKNTETGPPEPVVYFAYGSNMSTARLRERMPSCKPLGIATLPGLSLRFHKRSVDKSGKCNAYPSGDDGSVIGVLFSFDPAERAKLDKAEGVGSGYVHAMVTVINEKGRRRKVLTYLASSDYVDDSLKPYGWYKDFVLAGAREHGLPPEYVAKCIESVEAIEDPKKTREKKRRATLSRPGR